In Janibacter cremeus, a genomic segment contains:
- the dapC gene encoding succinyldiaminopimelate transaminase codes for MISTLPSFPWDSLAPAKERARAFSSSDPALGEGIADLSVGTPVDPTPQVVQDALTAAADAPGYPQTWGTPDLREGIAQWFARRRGVPDLDPAGVLPTVGSKELVAWLPTLLGLGAGDVVGFPTVAYPTYDVGARIAGATPFAADATTAFGPTTPSSAPKLLWLNSPSNPSGKVLGIEHLAKVVAWARQRGVVVASDECYAELDWRSQEERGQPFAQLPTTPSILDPRVNGGSHEGLLAVYSTSKQSNLAGYRAAFVAGDPALVARLLEVRKHAGMIVPWPVQRALLAAVSDDEHVAAQRERYRARREALRPAVEDFGLRVDDSDAGLYLWATAGEPCRVTIDRLAERGILAAPGEFYGPAGREHVRIALTATDERITTAAARLSA; via the coding sequence GTGATCTCGACCCTCCCCAGTTTCCCCTGGGACTCGCTCGCTCCTGCCAAGGAGCGGGCGAGAGCCTTTTCGTCGTCCGACCCGGCTCTGGGTGAGGGGATCGCGGACCTGTCGGTGGGCACGCCCGTCGACCCGACCCCGCAGGTCGTGCAGGACGCGTTGACCGCCGCTGCGGACGCCCCCGGCTACCCGCAGACGTGGGGCACGCCCGACCTGCGCGAGGGCATCGCGCAGTGGTTCGCCCGGCGTCGCGGCGTGCCCGACCTCGACCCGGCCGGCGTCCTGCCCACGGTCGGGTCCAAGGAGCTCGTCGCGTGGCTGCCGACCCTGCTGGGTCTGGGCGCCGGTGACGTCGTCGGCTTCCCGACGGTGGCCTACCCCACCTATGACGTGGGTGCCCGGATCGCAGGGGCGACCCCCTTCGCCGCAGATGCCACCACCGCCTTCGGCCCGACCACGCCCTCGAGCGCACCGAAGCTGTTGTGGCTCAACAGCCCCAGCAACCCGAGCGGCAAGGTCCTGGGCATCGAGCACCTGGCCAAGGTCGTCGCGTGGGCGCGCCAACGGGGCGTCGTCGTCGCATCCGACGAGTGCTATGCCGAGCTGGACTGGCGCTCGCAGGAGGAGCGTGGGCAGCCCTTCGCCCAGCTGCCGACGACCCCGTCGATCCTCGACCCGCGCGTCAACGGCGGTTCCCACGAGGGTCTGCTCGCCGTCTACTCCACCTCCAAGCAGTCCAATCTCGCCGGGTACCGGGCGGCCTTCGTCGCGGGAGATCCTGCGCTGGTGGCGCGACTGCTCGAGGTGCGCAAGCACGCCGGGATGATCGTTCCGTGGCCCGTCCAGCGCGCCCTGCTCGCCGCGGTGTCCGACGACGAGCACGTCGCCGCCCAGCGCGAGCGGTACCGGGCCCGTCGTGAGGCCCTGCGCCCGGCCGTCGAGGACTTCGGCCTGCGCGTCGACGACTCCGACGCCGGTCTGTACCTGTGGGCCACCGCCGGCGAGCCCTGCCGGGTGACCATCGACCGGCTCGCCGAGCGCGGGATCCTCGCGGCACCGGGCGAGTTCTACGGCCCGGCAGGTCGGGAGCACGTGCGCATCGCGCTCACCGCGACCGACGAGCGCATCACCACCGCGGCCGCGCGGCTGTCCGCCTGA
- the fdxA gene encoding ferredoxin: MTYVIALPCVDLKDKSCIEECPVDCIYEGKRSLYIHPDECVDCGACEPVCPVEAIYYEDDTPEEWADYYKANVEFFDDLGSPGGAAKMGMIDKDHPIVAALPPQEHDE, from the coding sequence ATGACGTACGTGATCGCGCTGCCCTGTGTGGACCTCAAGGACAAGTCCTGCATCGAGGAATGCCCCGTGGACTGCATCTACGAGGGCAAGCGCAGCCTGTACATCCACCCCGACGAGTGCGTCGACTGCGGGGCCTGCGAGCCCGTGTGCCCCGTCGAGGCCATCTACTACGAGGACGACACTCCTGAGGAGTGGGCCGACTACTACAAGGCCAACGTCGAGTTCTTCGACGACCTGGGCAGCCCCGGTGGTGCCGCCAAGATGGGCATGATCGACAAGGACCACCCGATCGTCGCCGCGTTGCCTCCGCAGGAGCACGATGAGTGA